One region of Mucilaginibacter sp. 14171R-50 genomic DNA includes:
- a CDS encoding M1 family metallopeptidase, with translation MKLRIFALLVLSGFTAHAQLGAQKETFIRADTLRGMLTPLRTCYDINYYHLDVKFDIDNKFISGNVLFKYTATQDFTKLQFDLFANMKVEKVVYKGKEVPYTREFNAVFVTFPQTIKSGSKEEFTVYYSGNPTIAKRAPWDGGIEYNVDSLGHKWVSTACQGMGASVWWPTKDHQADEVDSALISISVPNGLKDVSNGRLRKVTKLKDGYTRFDWFVANPINNYNIEANIGDYVHYSDTYMGEKGKLTLDFWPLSYNLEKAKKQWGANTKPMLKAFEHWFGPYPFYEDGYKLIETHHLGMEHQSGTAYGNHYQNGYLGRDLSGTGWGLKWDFIVVHESGHEWFANNITSKDLADMWIHEGFTNYSESLFIEDNWGKQAGQEYVHGTRMNIQNDRPIIGPYNVNKEGSGDMYYKGGNLLNMIRTIINDDEKWRGILRGLNKTFYHQTVTHEQIVGYINEQSGKNLTPVFDQYLRHANIPTLDFMTINGKLMCKWIADVREFNMPVRVRIKGGQYKFITPKTRYTPVNIEGATKDNIEVDTFNYYIGVLVN, from the coding sequence GATACTTTGCGGGGAATGCTTACGCCGCTGCGCACCTGTTACGATATTAACTATTATCACCTTGATGTGAAGTTTGATATCGATAACAAATTCATCAGCGGCAATGTGCTTTTTAAATACACCGCTACACAGGATTTTACCAAACTGCAGTTCGACCTGTTTGCCAATATGAAGGTGGAAAAGGTAGTTTACAAAGGTAAGGAAGTACCTTATACCCGCGAGTTTAACGCGGTGTTTGTAACCTTCCCGCAAACCATCAAAAGTGGCAGCAAGGAGGAGTTTACCGTGTATTATTCAGGCAACCCAACCATTGCCAAACGCGCGCCATGGGATGGCGGTATCGAGTACAATGTAGATTCGCTTGGGCATAAATGGGTTTCAACCGCTTGCCAGGGGATGGGTGCCAGTGTGTGGTGGCCCACAAAAGATCACCAGGCCGACGAGGTGGACAGCGCCCTCATTAGCATCAGCGTACCAAATGGGTTGAAAGATGTAAGTAACGGCCGCCTGCGTAAGGTTACCAAGTTAAAGGATGGCTACACCCGCTTCGATTGGTTTGTGGCAAACCCTATCAACAACTATAACATAGAAGCCAACATTGGCGATTACGTGCATTACAGCGATACCTACATGGGCGAAAAGGGCAAGCTAACACTTGATTTTTGGCCGCTAAGCTACAACCTGGAGAAAGCAAAAAAACAGTGGGGGGCCAACACCAAACCCATGTTAAAAGCCTTTGAGCATTGGTTTGGGCCATACCCGTTTTACGAAGACGGCTATAAGCTGATAGAAACACACCATTTGGGTATGGAACACCAAAGCGGAACCGCCTATGGCAACCATTACCAAAATGGCTACCTGGGCCGCGATCTATCGGGTACCGGCTGGGGCTTAAAGTGGGATTTTATAGTAGTGCATGAGAGCGGCCACGAATGGTTTGCCAACAACATCACCTCAAAAGACCTTGCCGATATGTGGATACATGAAGGATTCACCAATTACAGCGAATCGTTATTTATTGAAGATAATTGGGGCAAGCAGGCCGGTCAGGAGTACGTACACGGCACCCGAATGAATATCCAGAACGACCGCCCGATTATCGGTCCGTATAATGTTAACAAAGAAGGCTCGGGCGATATGTATTACAAGGGCGGCAACCTGCTCAATATGATCCGCACCATTATTAACGATGATGAAAAATGGCGCGGTATACTGCGTGGGTTAAATAAAACATTCTATCACCAAACCGTTACCCACGAGCAGATCGTAGGCTACATTAACGAACAAAGCGGCAAGAATTTAACGCCTGTATTCGATCAATATTTAAGGCACGCCAATATCCCAACGCTTGATTTTATGACCATTAACGGCAAACTGATGTGTAAGTGGATAGCTGATGTGCGCGAGTTTAATATGCCGGTAAGGGTACGTATTAAAGGAGGACAATATAAGTTTATCACCCCAAAAACACGCTATACACCGGTTAATATTGAGGGCGCTACCAAAGACAACATTGAGGTTGACACCTTTAATTATTATATAGGCGTATTGGTGAATTAA
- a CDS encoding head GIN domain-containing protein — MRTLKTLIIAGLMVAATSIAKADTQDRHLTGFNAVSVAGSYDVYITQGSTESVKVDAPADIIDRIITEVKGGVLMIHTKEGTNWNWTGNKKMIVYVAIKDVNAVSLAGSGDVFFKEGLRAPSLKIKLTGSGDISGKVDVKELESSIGGSGDITLSGRADNSTVSVVGSGDFTGSNLVTTNTRVKVAGSGDARVNANDKIDASVVGSGDVHYTGSAKNISSSKAGSGSVSRM, encoded by the coding sequence ATGAGAACACTAAAGACATTAATTATTGCAGGCTTAATGGTAGCAGCCACAAGCATTGCCAAAGCTGATACGCAAGATCGCCACTTAACCGGATTTAACGCCGTGAGCGTTGCAGGTTCGTACGATGTATACATTACCCAAGGCTCAACCGAGTCGGTTAAAGTAGACGCACCGGCGGATATTATCGACCGCATCATCACCGAAGTAAAAGGCGGTGTATTAATGATCCACACTAAAGAAGGTACTAACTGGAACTGGACAGGCAATAAAAAAATGATCGTTTACGTCGCCATTAAGGATGTAAATGCCGTAAGCCTTGCAGGTTCAGGCGATGTATTCTTTAAAGAGGGCTTAAGAGCGCCATCGTTAAAAATAAAGCTAACCGGCTCTGGTGATATAAGCGGTAAAGTTGATGTAAAAGAACTGGAAAGCAGCATTGGCGGCTCAGGCGATATAACTTTATCAGGCCGTGCTGATAACTCAACAGTTAGCGTAGTAGGCTCGGGCGATTTTACCGGGTCGAACTTAGTGACAACCAATACCAGAGTTAAGGTTGCAGGTTCAGGCGATGCAAGGGTAAATGCTAACGATAAGATAGATGCCTCTGTTGTAGGTTCGGGCGATGTACATTACACCGGCTCTGCCAAGAACATTTCCAGCTCCAAAGCAGGCAGCGGCAGCGTTAGCAGGATGTAA
- the trxA gene encoding thioredoxin: protein MALEITDANFDELVLKSDKPVLIDFWAEWCGPCRMVGPVVEELAKDYEGKAVVGKVNVDNNPGISMKYGIRNIPALLYFKGGEIVDKQIGAVPKSVLADKLAKQLA from the coding sequence ATGGCTTTAGAAATAACTGATGCAAACTTTGACGAACTTGTATTAAAATCAGATAAACCGGTACTGATTGACTTTTGGGCAGAATGGTGTGGCCCATGTAGAATGGTAGGCCCGGTAGTTGAAGAACTTGCTAAAGACTACGAAGGCAAAGCTGTTGTAGGTAAAGTAAACGTAGATAACAACCCCGGCATATCGATGAAATATGGTATCCGTAACATCCCTGCTTTATTATATTTTAAAGGGGGCGAAATTGTTGACAAACAAATTGGCGCTGTACCAAAATCAGTACTTGCAGATAAGTTAGCTAAGCAATTAGCATAA
- a CDS encoding EthD family reductase codes for MKTKICLLIAALAFVFACQANTASAQAVKKGMIKVTIVYPNGEGKTFDMNYYTTKHFPMLRRLFGDAMKATAIDKGIAGGAPGAAAPYAAIGYLYFDNIAAFQGGMKNHAAEIRADIPNYTNITPVIQISEVVE; via the coding sequence ATGAAAACGAAGATCTGTTTACTAATTGCGGCACTTGCATTTGTTTTTGCTTGCCAGGCTAACACAGCAAGTGCCCAGGCAGTTAAAAAGGGAATGATAAAAGTAACTATCGTATATCCAAACGGCGAAGGCAAAACGTTCGACATGAACTATTATACCACCAAACACTTCCCGATGCTGAGACGGTTGTTTGGCGATGCCATGAAAGCGACGGCGATAGATAAAGGTATTGCAGGCGGCGCACCAGGGGCGGCAGCACCATACGCTGCAATTGGTTACCTGTACTTTGACAATATTGCTGCATTTCAGGGGGGAATGAAAAATCATGCCGCGGAGATAAGAGCCGATATCCCTAACTACACCAATATTACACCGGTGATACAGATAAGCGAGGTGGTTGAATAA
- the dnaE gene encoding DNA polymerase III subunit alpha — MPDFSHLHVHTQFSLLDGAADISKLYKKAAADGMKALAITDHGNMFGAFKFVAEAGKHNVKPIVGCEFYVVEDRHIKQFTKEKKDKRYHQLMLAKNAEGYKNLIKLCSLGYMEGLYSKWPRIDKELILKYHKGIIATTCCLGASVPQAILRDGEAAAEIEFKWWLDLFGEDFYIEMQRHDIPEQNTVNAVLMKFAKKYNVKVICSNDSHYVDQQDSNAHDILLCVNTGDLQSTPIATDEEGGKGYRFGFTNDQFYFKTQDEMGKLFHDIPESLDNTQEIVDKVDVLKLKRDILLPNYVIPPEFKIHSDMTPDADTLNQWEYLKHLTFMGAKERYKDISPEAEERINFELFTIRTMGFAGYFLIVADFIKAGRDMGVFIGPGRGSAAGSVVAYCTGITNIDPLKYNLLFERFLNPDRKSMPDIDTDFDDAGRQKVIDYVVDKYGKNQVAQIITYGSMAARTSIQDVGRVLDMPLSDVNALKKLVPETLGINLKTAIEQVPELQTIYKSTDLKGIVLREAEKLEGSVRNTGVHAAGIIIAPYDLTEIVPVATAKDSDLLVTQYDGRVIEDAGVIKMDFLGLKTLTIIKDALRLIKQNHNVDIDIDYIPLDDEETYALYQRGDTNGTFQFESDGMQMYLRDLKPDKFEDLIAMNALYRPGPIEYIPNFIKRKHGLEPIVFDLADMEEYLGETYGITVYQEQVMLLSQKLAGFSKGDADVLRKAMGKKQIEVLNKMEAQFMEGAMAKGHPKDKLTKIWTDWKAFAQYAFNKSHSTCYAFVAYQTAYLKAHYPAEYMAAVLNNQNNMEKITFFMEECRRMGVQVLGPDINESDMAFTANKKGVIRFGLTGVKGVGEKAVESIIEERRERGPYKSIYDFAQRSNTRSVNRKAYENLVYGGAFDEFGLNRAQFFAKTENGILSGVERLIKYGNDYQNTQSSSQSSLFGGSVASYIPEPAMPEAEEWPLIEKLKYEKEVIGIYLTGHPLDNYKLELDKYCNTTITELKNIQKARSGEGGEEVMENLANLRKRGEICIGGLVANVQHKTTKMGKPFGTFVLEDYNESYEFAFFGEDYVKFRNLMVDGYFLHIKGNIEEKFRQKDNWDLRVTTMSLLSEMRDKLTKSLTVCLDVKALNDQLLDDLLQVINTNNEKYPAKSCQLKFKIRDGEEAMYVDLLSKSHKVSPSDDLMADIFTLTNAPAVLM, encoded by the coding sequence ATGCCCGATTTTTCGCACTTACACGTACATACCCAATTCTCGTTACTTGACGGTGCCGCCGATATATCAAAGTTATACAAAAAAGCTGCTGCCGATGGCATGAAGGCCCTGGCTATTACCGATCATGGTAACATGTTTGGCGCATTCAAATTTGTGGCCGAAGCGGGTAAACACAATGTTAAACCCATTGTTGGCTGCGAATTTTATGTGGTTGAAGACCGACACATAAAACAGTTTACCAAAGAAAAAAAGGATAAGCGTTACCACCAGTTAATGCTGGCCAAAAACGCCGAAGGCTATAAAAATCTGATAAAGTTATGCTCGTTAGGGTATATGGAAGGCCTTTACAGCAAGTGGCCGCGTATTGATAAAGAACTGATATTAAAGTATCATAAAGGTATTATAGCTACCACCTGCTGCCTGGGGGCGTCGGTGCCGCAGGCCATTTTACGTGATGGTGAAGCGGCTGCCGAAATTGAATTTAAATGGTGGCTTGACCTTTTTGGCGAGGATTTTTATATTGAAATGCAGCGCCATGATATCCCCGAACAAAACACGGTGAACGCCGTGCTGATGAAATTTGCCAAAAAGTATAATGTAAAGGTTATCTGCTCAAACGATTCGCATTATGTAGATCAGCAGGATAGTAACGCGCACGACATTTTGCTGTGTGTTAACACCGGCGACTTGCAAAGCACCCCAATAGCTACCGACGAAGAAGGCGGCAAAGGTTATCGTTTCGGCTTCACTAATGACCAGTTTTACTTTAAAACGCAGGATGAGATGGGCAAGTTGTTCCATGATATTCCCGAGTCGTTAGATAATACGCAGGAAATTGTAGATAAGGTTGACGTGCTAAAGTTAAAGCGCGATATCCTGTTACCAAACTACGTTATCCCGCCCGAGTTTAAGATCCACAGTGATATGACGCCCGATGCGGACACCCTTAACCAGTGGGAATACCTGAAGCACCTTACCTTTATGGGTGCCAAAGAGCGTTATAAGGATATAAGCCCCGAGGCCGAAGAGCGCATCAATTTTGAGCTGTTCACCATCCGTACCATGGGGTTTGCCGGATACTTCCTTATTGTAGCCGACTTTATAAAGGCTGGGCGCGATATGGGCGTATTTATCGGTCCGGGCCGTGGCTCGGCGGCGGGTTCGGTAGTGGCTTATTGCACGGGTATTACCAACATCGATCCGTTGAAGTACAACCTGCTGTTCGAGCGTTTTCTTAACCCCGACCGCAAGAGCATGCCCGATATCGATACGGACTTTGACGATGCCGGCCGCCAAAAGGTGATAGATTACGTGGTTGATAAATACGGCAAAAATCAGGTAGCGCAGATCATTACCTACGGCTCAATGGCGGCGCGTACCAGTATACAGGATGTGGGGCGCGTGCTGGATATGCCGCTGTCTGATGTGAACGCGCTTAAAAAGCTGGTGCCGGAAACTTTAGGTATCAACTTAAAAACGGCTATCGAGCAGGTGCCCGAGCTACAAACCATTTACAAATCAACTGACCTTAAAGGCATAGTGCTGCGTGAGGCTGAAAAGCTGGAAGGATCGGTACGTAATACAGGCGTACACGCTGCAGGTATTATTATTGCCCCTTATGACCTTACAGAGATTGTGCCGGTGGCAACGGCAAAGGACTCCGATTTGCTGGTTACCCAGTACGACGGACGTGTGATAGAGGATGCCGGCGTAATTAAAATGGACTTTTTGGGCCTGAAAACGCTCACTATTATAAAGGATGCGTTAAGGTTGATCAAACAAAACCATAATGTCGATATCGATATAGACTATATCCCGCTGGATGATGAGGAAACTTACGCCCTTTATCAGCGCGGCGATACTAACGGTACCTTTCAGTTTGAAAGCGACGGTATGCAGATGTACCTGCGCGACCTGAAACCTGATAAGTTTGAGGATTTAATAGCCATGAACGCCCTGTACCGACCGGGCCCGATAGAATATATACCCAACTTTATTAAGCGTAAGCACGGGCTGGAACCTATTGTGTTTGACCTTGCAGATATGGAAGAATACCTGGGCGAAACCTATGGTATTACCGTATACCAGGAGCAGGTGATGCTTTTGTCGCAAAAGCTGGCTGGCTTTAGTAAGGGCGATGCCGACGTTTTGCGTAAAGCGATGGGTAAAAAGCAAATTGAGGTGCTTAACAAAATGGAAGCCCAGTTTATGGAAGGGGCTATGGCTAAAGGCCATCCCAAAGATAAGCTGACCAAAATATGGACCGACTGGAAGGCGTTTGCGCAGTACGCGTTCAATAAGTCGCACTCTACCTGTTATGCCTTTGTGGCCTACCAAACGGCTTACCTTAAAGCGCATTACCCTGCCGAATACATGGCCGCCGTATTGAACAATCAAAACAACATGGAGAAGATCACCTTCTTTATGGAAGAATGCCGCCGCATGGGCGTACAGGTTCTGGGGCCGGATATCAATGAAAGCGATATGGCCTTCACCGCTAATAAAAAAGGGGTGATACGTTTCGGGCTTACAGGTGTAAAAGGGGTAGGCGAAAAAGCTGTTGAAAGTATTATTGAAGAGCGCCGTGAACGCGGGCCTTACAAATCTATTTACGATTTTGCCCAGCGATCAAACACCCGCTCGGTTAATCGCAAAGCTTACGAGAATTTGGTTTATGGCGGTGCTTTTGATGAATTTGGACTTAACCGCGCGCAATTCTTCGCCAAAACAGAGAACGGTATTTTAAGCGGGGTTGAGCGGCTGATAAAATATGGTAACGATTACCAGAACACGCAAAGCAGTTCGCAGTCGTCGTTATTTGGAGGATCGGTGGCTTCGTATATCCCTGAACCAGCCATGCCCGAGGCCGAAGAGTGGCCGCTGATTGAAAAGCTTAAATACGAAAAGGAAGTTATAGGGATTTACTTGACCGGGCACCCGCTTGATAATTACAAACTGGAGCTTGACAAATATTGCAATACCACCATTACCGAGCTAAAGAATATCCAAAAAGCCCGCTCGGGCGAAGGCGGCGAAGAGGTGATGGAAAACCTGGCCAACCTGCGCAAGCGCGGGGAAATTTGCATAGGCGGCCTGGTAGCTAATGTGCAGCACAAAACCACAAAAATGGGTAAGCCTTTTGGCACCTTTGTTTTGGAGGATTATAACGAGAGTTACGAATTCGCCTTTTTTGGCGAAGACTATGTAAAATTCCGTAACCTGATGGTTGACGGATATTTCTTGCATATCAAAGGTAACATCGAAGAGAAGTTTAGGCAGAAGGATAACTGGGACCTGAGGGTAACTACCATGAGTCTGTTATCTGAAATGCGCGATAAACTAACCAAATCGCTGACGGTATGCCTCGACGTAAAAGCACTGAACGATCAACTGCTTGATGACCTGCTACAGGTTATCAATACCAATAACGAAAAGTACCCCGCAAAAAGCTGCCAGCTTAAATTTAAGATCCGCGACGGCGAGGAGGCCATGTATGTAGACCTGCTCTCCAAATCGCACAAGGTTAGCCCCAGCGACGACCTGATGGCGGATATTTTTACTTTAACAAACGCGCCGGCTGTTTTGATGTAG